The following coding sequences are from one Plectropomus leopardus isolate mb chromosome 10, YSFRI_Pleo_2.0, whole genome shotgun sequence window:
- the lonrf2 gene encoding LON peptidase N-terminal domain and RING finger protein 2, with amino-acid sequence METGVMSHQGELFVHPLSNPGAAGICPEMLEVAEEASRAGDFNLAVEIYSSQLADLQQPDRGLCLRKADTLARAGRVSEALDSYCTAASLGKLRPEELSLLVETIARTLREKDLPGTLNGHGKSSSGDDGVDSDGDCGDDEALDLFSCHLCKCLLHEPTTVECGHTFCKRCLEDDSVKECIHCKHKLNRKDGRRLDVVLSGLLDKLFATESKARKFWIEGEVLWKDQNLSDALGKYNAALDLAPSSGRLLCQRAKLHIEMRNFSQAMQDANSLCRIKPLWPKAHCLKATALTEAGRKDEALQEYFMCVALKPDWTKVKLEAQKVLSEVFSSVFENEDMPTPLHPLQGGMATRLIKPPVLLRSLRPLTQKPGSSSQDSEFSVTKSAPLDDTRLSSPSPGKSERSAGESSTKSLADVLAALPPPPGVLKRKHSGDGPSAIFNTPSKLLKPDEASSVQTAAVNGARTFPAELLDSGDMECSLCMRLFYEPVATPCGHTFCLKCLERCMDHNPNCPLCKENLSEFLASRGYNKTLLMEEVLQRYLGDELAERKKIHEEEMKELSNLNQEVPIFVCTMAFPTIPCPLHVFEPRYRLMIRRSMETGTKQFGMCIADELKGFADYGCLLEVRDVKFFPDGRSVVDTIGVSRFKVLSHGQRDGYNTAKIEYLEDKKVEGEELVELLKLHDSVYEQANNWFTSLKDNMKSQILSHFGHLPSKDPNPQASPSGPAWCWWLLAVLPLENRAQLTILAMTSLKDRLNAIRRVLIFVTRKRPR; translated from the exons ATGGAGACGGGGGTGATGTCTCACCAGGGCGAGCTGTTCGTCCACCCGCTCTCCAACCCCGGAGCTGCGGGGATCTGCCCCGAAATGCTGGAGGTGGCAGAGGAGGCCAGCCGGGCTGGAGACTTTAACCTGGCCGTGGAGATCTACAGCTCCCAGCTCGCAGACCTCCAGCAGCCGGACAGGGGTTTATGCCTGAGGAAAGCCGACACTCTGGCCCGAGCAGGGCGGGTATCTGAGGCTCTGGACTCGTATTGCACCGCGGCCAGTTTGGGCAAACTGCGCCCGGAAGAGCTGAGCCTCCTGGTGGAAACCATCGCCCGGACCCTCCGTGAGAAAGATCTCCCCGGGACACTAAACGGACATGGTAAAAGCAGCAGCGGGGACGACGGAGTTGACAGTGATGGTGACTGTGGAGACGATGAAGCGCTGGACTTGTTTTCATGTCACCTCTGCAAGTGTCTGCTCCACGAGCCCACAACAGTGGAGTGTGGACACACTTTCTGCAAACGCTGCTTAGAGGACGACTCTGTCAAAGAGTGCATACACTGCAAACACAAGTTAAACAGAAAAGATGGCCGGAGATTAGACGTTGTTCTCAGTGGCCTGCTCGATAAACTGTTTGCAACTGAAAGCAAAGCTAGGAAATTCTGGATCGAAGGTGAAGTTTTGTGGAAAGACCAGAACCTCTCGGATGCCTTGGGGAAGTACAATGCAGCACTGGATCTAG CGCCCTCTTCAGGCAGACTGCTGTGCCAGCGTGCTAAGTTGCACATTGAGATGAGGAACTTCAGTCAGGCCATGCAGGATGCCAACTCTCTCTGTCGGATAAAACCTCTCTGGCCAAAG gctCACTGTCTTAAAGCCACAGCGCTGACTGAAGCAGGCCGGAAAGACGAGGCCTTGCAGGAATACTTTATGTGTGTGGCTCTAAAGCCTGACTGGACCAAAGTCAAACTGGAGGCTCAGAAG GTTCTTAGCGAGGTGTTCTCGTCTGTTTTTGAGAATGAGGACATGCCAACGCCGCTGCACCCGCTGCAGGGGGGGATGGCCACCCGACTCATCAAACCGCCTGTCTTGCTCAGATCCCTGAGGCCGCTCACACAGAAACCTGGCTCCTCGTCACAG gACTCAGAGTTCAGTGTGACTAAAAGCGCTCCACTGGACGACACCAGactctcctctccatctcccgGTAAATCGGAGCGCTCCGCGGGTGAGAGCAGCACAAAGAGCCTAGCTGACGTTCTGGCCGCATTGCCGCCACCGCCTGGTGTCCTCAAGAGGAAACACAGCGGAGACGGACCCTCGGCAATCTTCAACACGCCCTCCAAACTGCTCAAACCTG ACGAGGCAAGCAGCGTTCAGACAGCGGCGGTGAATGGAGCGAGGACGTTTCCTGCTGAGCTGTTGGACAGTGGAGACATGGAGTGTTCGCTCTGCATGAG ATTGTTCTACGAGCCGGTGGCCACTCCCTGCGGACACACCTTCTGCCTCAAGTGTCTGGAGCGCTGCATGGACCACAACCCCAACTGCCCTCTGTGCAAAGAGAATCTGTCTgag TTTCTGGCCTCCAGGGGCTACAACAAGACCCTGCTGATGGAGGAAGTGCTGCAGCGTTACCTTGGAGATGAGCTGGCTGAGAGGAAGAAAATCCATGAAGAGGAGATGAAGGAGCTGTCAAA CTTGAACCAGGAAGTTCCCATCTTTGTGTGCACCATGGCCTTCCCCACCATCCCCTGCCCGCTGCACGTGTTTGAGCCACGCTACCGCCTCATGATCCGCCGCTCCATGGAGACGGGCACCAAGCAGTTCGGCATGTGTATAGCTGACGAGCTCAAAGGCTTTGCCGACTACGGCTGCTTGCtggag GTGCGAGATGTGAAGTTCTTTCCCGACGGTCGCTCGGTGGTCGACACCATTGGCGTGTCCCGGTTCAAGGTCCTCAGCCACGGCCAGAGAGACGGCTACAACACTGCCAAGATAGAATACCTGGAAGACAAGAAG gtggagggggaggagctGGTGGAGCTACTGAAACTGCACGACTCTGTGTACGAGCAGGCCAACAACTGGTTCACCTCTCTGAAAGACAACATGAAGAGCCAGATCCTCAGCCACTTCGGACACCTTCCCAGCAAAGACCCCAACCCACAG